One Brassica napus cultivar Da-Ae chromosome A1, Da-Ae, whole genome shotgun sequence genomic region harbors:
- the LOC125586016 gene encoding cytosolic sulfotransferase 11-like — protein MDDASQNLRTPANFMKDDDVSQECKNLISSLPSEKDFTGRKLYSYQGSWYYPNTLQAILNFQTHFQARDSDIILASLPKSGTTWLKALAFAVVHRNKYAPNLESHPLLSDNPHNLVRFLELDLYVKNQCPGLEELPSPRIFATHMPFQTLHESLRDSPCKVVYVCRDIKDVLVSRWHFRSKLVSNYSLEDIVEEYIKGVCFFGPFQEQVLSYWKESLVNSNHVLFMRYEEMIEKPEAQVIRVADFLGCPFTEEEKQSGIVENILELCSFGNLSNLEANKTGTSTCGIPHHGFFGKGGVGGWNNHLTDDMARKLDEMVEKKLEGSGLKFE, from the coding sequence ATGGATGATGCTTCACAAAATCTTCGAACACCCGCAAATTTCATGAAGGACGATGATGTGAGCCAAGAATGTAAGAATCTGATCTCTTCTTTACCTTCAGAGAAAGATTTCACGGGAAGAAAACTCTACAGCTACCAAGGATCTTGGTACTATCCCAACACACTCCAAGCAATCCTAAACTTCCAAACACATTTCCAAGCGCGAGACAGCGATATCATCCTAGCTTCTTTACCCAAATCAGGAACCACCTGGCTCAAGGCTCTTGCATTCGCCGTCGTCCATAGAAACAAGTATGCTCCTAATCTTGAATCCCATCCTCTCCTCTCCGACAATCCTCACAACCTCGTCCGGTTTCTTGAACTTGATTTATATGTCAAGAATCAATGTCCTGGCCTAGAAGAGCTTCCTTCGCCTCGGATTTTTGCAACCCACATGCCTTTTCAAACCCTTCATGAATCTCTAAGAGATTCTCCTTGCAAGGTTGTTTACGTGTGCAGGGACATAAAAGATGTGTTGGTCTCTCGTTGGCATTTCAGGAGCAAGCTTGTTAGTAACTACTCGCTTGAAGATATAGTTGAGGAGTATATTAAAGGGGTTTGCTTCTTCGGGCCGTTTCAGGAACAAGTATTAAGTTATTGGAAAGAGAGCTTGGTGAATTCGAATCATGTTCTCTTCATGAGGTATGAAGAAATGATAGAGAAGCCTGAGGCTCAAGTTATAAGAGTCGCTGATTTCTTAGGTTGTCCGTTCACTGAAGAAGAAAAGCAAAGTGGAATAGTAGAGAATATCTTGGAGCTGTGTAGTTTTGGTAACTTGAGTAACTTGGAGGCTAACAAGACTGGGACATCTACTTGTGGAATTCCTCACCATGGGTTTTTTGGTAAAGGAGGAGTTGGTGGCTGGAATAATCATCTCACTGATGATATGGCAAGAAAACTcgatgagatggttgaaaagaaACTAGAAGGTTCAGGGTTGAAGTTTGAGTGA
- the LOC125586058 gene encoding cytosolic sulfotransferase 11-like yields the protein MIIQSQILLYFPTVSPIMEASQNLLQTPANFMKVDSLSQECENLISSLPSEKDFMGKNLYSYQGSWYYPSTLQAILNFQKHFRARDSDIILASFPKSGTTWLKALVFAVVHRNKYAPNLVSHPLLSDNPHNLVRFIELDLYVKNQRPDLEELPSPRLFATHMPFQTLHDSLRDSPCKVVYMCRNIKDVLVSRWHFRSNVVRKELYSNYSLEDMVDDFIKGVYSLGPFDDQVLRYWKESLVNSNPVLFMRYEEMIEKPEVQVMRLADFLGCSFTEEEKQSGTVEKILELCSFGNLSNLETNKTGTSVCGVAPHAFFRRGGVGDWKNHLTHEMARKLDEMVEKKLGGSGLKFE from the coding sequence ATGATTATACAAAGTCAAATTCTTCTTTACTTTCCTACCGTTTCTCCTATTATGGAAGCTTCACAAAATCTTCTTCAAACACCTGCAAATTTCATGAAGGTCGATAGTTTGAGCCAAGAATGTGAAAATCTGATCTCTTCTTTACCTTCAGAGAAAGATTTCATGGGAAAAAACCTCTATAGCTATCAAGGATCTTGGTACTATCCCAGCACACTCCAAGCAATCCTAAACTTCCAAAAACATTTCCGAGCACGAGACAGCGATATCATCCTAGCTTCTTTCCCCAAATCAGGAACCACCTGGCTCAAGGCTCTTGTATTTGCCGTCGTCCATAGAAACAAGTACGCTCCTAATCTTGTATCCCATCCCCTCCTCTCCGACAATCCCCACAACCTCGTTCGGTTTATTGAACTTGATTTATATGTTAAGAACCAACGTCCTGACCTAGAAGAGCTTCCTTCCCCTAGGCTTTTTGCAACCCACATGCCGTTTCAAACGCTTCATGATTCTCTAAGAGATTCTCCATGCAAAGTCGTTTACATGTGCAGGAACATAAAAGATGTGTTGGTCTCTCGTTGGCATTTCAGGAGCAATGTTGTTAGAAAAGAGTTATACAGTAACTATTCACTTGAAGATATGGTTGACGATTTTATCAAAGGGGTTTACTCGTTGGGACCGTTTGATGATCAAGTCTTACGTTATTGGAAAGAGAGCTTGGTGAACTCGAATCCGGTACTCTTCATGAGGTATGAAGAAATGATAGAGAAGCCTGAGGTTCAAGTTATGAGGCTCGCAGATTTCTTGGGTTGTTCGTTTACTGAAGAAGAAAAGCAAAGTGGAACGGTGGAGAAGATCTTGGAACTGTGTAGTTTTGGTAACTTGAGTAACTTGGAGACCAACAAGACTGGGACATCTGTTTGCGGAGTTGCTCCCCATGCGTTTTTTCGTAGAGGAGGAGTTGGTGACTGGAAGAATCATCTCACTCATGAAATGGCAAGAAAACTCGATGAGATGGTTGAGAAGAAATTAGGAGGTTCAGGGTTGAAGTTTGAATGA